A DNA window from Hordeum vulgare subsp. vulgare chromosome 1H, MorexV3_pseudomolecules_assembly, whole genome shotgun sequence contains the following coding sequences:
- the LOC123440121 gene encoding peptide chain release factor PrfB3, chloroplastic gives MATAASPPAAPSARASVIRSRAARLSLPAALPADGRGDTATTYKELGLYSWKRRIEDAVIRVELSASNALEKEEARRIKHEEVLQSRNLWDNPAKSHETLSALSDAIRAVDHLKDLLYKAEEAKLISQLAGMDVINGELFKQAYDISLDASEFLDRYQMYELLKGPYDKEGACIIVTAGSEGLASELWAEKLFDMYTSWARRQGCKEGLVEKIASTSGHTRFAAMEIESEYMFGTLSGEKGIHRMIYSSVENSGTDEAISARVDIIPLFLDRPVNFHLDDNDLEISPLPSKCENGDRRNGATVRVQHIPSGVTAESSGERSYFANKLKAVSRLKAKLLIITRELRVPDPKMMEKQAVEEGCNRETRRYTLGPQELVHDLNTGIQLSDLNSVLEGDIEPFIRGRIVSRHG, from the exons ATGGCCACGGCGGCCTCGCCGCCGGCGGCACCTTCCGCTCGGGCGTCGGTGATCCGCTCCCGCGCTGCCCGCCTctccctccccgcggccctcccggCGGACGGCCGCGGTGACACTGCCACCACATACAAGGAGCTCG GTTTGTACTCCTGGAAAAGGAGGATAGAAGATGCGGTTATCCGGGTCGAGTTGTCCGCATCCAATGCACTGGAGAAGGAGGAAGCACGGAGAATCAAACACGAGGAAGTACTGCAAAGCCGTAACTTGTGGGACAACCCGGCCAAGTCGCACGAGACGCTCTCTGCCCTGTCCGATGCCATCAGAGCGGTCGATCATCTCAAAGACCTTCTATATAAG GCTGAAGAGGCTAAGTTGATAAGTCAACTAGCAGGCATGGATGTCATAAATGGAGAGCTATTTAAGCAAGCATATGATATCTCTTTGGATGCAAGTGAGTTTCTAGATCGTTACCAGATGTACGAGCTTCTTAAGGGTCCATATGACAAGGAAGGAGCTTGTATCATTGTCACTGCTGGATCAGAGGGTCTCGCTTCAGAG CTATGGGCAGAGAAGCTATTTGACATGTATACAAGTTGGGCACGGAGGCAAGGTTGCAAAGAAGGACTGGTAGAGAAGATCGCATCAACAAGTGGTCATACCCGGTTTGCAGCAATGGAGATTGAATCAGAGTACATGTTTGGCACCCTTTCTGGAGAAAAAGGAATTCACAGAATGATCTACTCTTCCGTTGAAAATTCTGGCACTGACGAG GCAATTTCAGCTAGAGTCGACATAATTCCTCTCTTCTTGGATAGACCAGTTAATTTTCACTTGGACGACAACGATCTGGAGATTTCTCCGCTGCCCAGTAAATGTGAAAATGGAGATCGAAGAAATGGCGCCACTGTGAGAGTTCAACACATACCAAGTGGAGTTACTGCCGAAAGCTCAG GTGAAAGAAGCTATTTCGCAAACAAGCTAAAAGCCGTGAGCAGGTTGAAAGCGAAGCTACTCATCATAACAAGAGAACTAAGAGTACCAGACCCGAAGATGATGGAGAAACAAGCAGTGGAGGAAGGATGCAACCGCGAGACGAGACGATATACGCTTGGCCCCCAGGAATTGGTCCATGATCTTAACACGGGCATCCAGTTGTCAGACCTCAACTCGGTCCTGGAAGGCGACATCGAACCGTTCATCAGGGGCCGTATTGTTTCAAGACATGGATGA